From a single Salinirussus salinus genomic region:
- a CDS encoding outer membrane protein assembly factor BamB family protein, producing MPSIDRRRFLTSAAVTTTALVAGCPDSPATPPAYRSYGYGPRNRGTTPDATGPGGEAELGWRLDDAAFPQTPAVVDGRVFAATERRSGSVVVGLDAGSGEELWTYDAGAPLTLWRPAVADGTLYFVDSGGTVHAVATDDGSEVWQRSLPREQPAAGAPVVADGAVVFSLGDLDLFRFGGLYALETDDGSTRWHRGPGNGSSNTPAYPAVADGTVYYAAFPAGGRGEAAAVTAVSVADGEVEQTVTVDEDAVYTGVAVTDDRVYAGGTQASLALDRGDWSVAWRSSEDYLFTPPTVGDRPYVGAVGESGIGLRALDRGGEERWRHTREGLVGTPGPATVADGVAYYGAGDGRLYALDADSGDRQWRFGERLTGFWTPAVLDGAVYVASGSGLVALQ from the coding sequence ATGCCCTCCATCGACAGGCGACGCTTCCTGACGAGCGCCGCGGTCACGACCACCGCGCTCGTCGCGGGGTGTCCGGATTCGCCCGCCACGCCACCCGCCTACCGGTCGTACGGCTACGGCCCGCGCAACCGCGGGACGACACCGGACGCGACCGGTCCCGGCGGCGAGGCCGAACTCGGCTGGCGTCTCGACGACGCCGCCTTCCCCCAGACGCCCGCCGTCGTCGACGGCCGCGTTTTCGCGGCGACCGAGCGCCGGAGTGGCTCGGTCGTGGTCGGACTCGACGCCGGGAGCGGCGAGGAGCTGTGGACCTACGACGCCGGCGCCCCGCTGACACTCTGGCGGCCGGCTGTCGCGGACGGCACGCTGTACTTCGTCGACTCGGGCGGGACGGTACACGCCGTCGCCACCGACGACGGGAGCGAGGTGTGGCAGCGCTCGCTCCCCCGGGAGCAGCCCGCGGCCGGCGCCCCGGTCGTCGCCGACGGCGCGGTCGTCTTCAGCCTCGGCGACCTCGACCTGTTCCGGTTCGGCGGGCTGTACGCCCTGGAGACCGACGACGGCTCGACACGGTGGCACCGCGGACCCGGGAACGGGAGTTCGAACACCCCGGCCTACCCCGCTGTCGCGGACGGGACCGTCTACTACGCGGCGTTCCCGGCCGGCGGCCGCGGCGAAGCCGCGGCGGTGACGGCTGTCTCGGTGGCCGACGGGGAAGTCGAACAGACGGTGACAGTCGACGAGGACGCAGTCTACACGGGGGTTGCGGTGACGGACGACCGCGTCTACGCCGGCGGCACGCAGGCCAGCCTGGCGCTCGACCGCGGCGACTGGAGTGTCGCCTGGCGGTCGAGCGAGGACTACCTGTTCACGCCGCCGACCGTCGGCGACCGACCCTACGTCGGCGCGGTCGGGGAGTCCGGCATCGGGCTTCGCGCCCTGGACCGCGGCGGCGAGGAGCGGTGGCGCCACACCCGGGAGGGGCTCGTCGGGACTCCGGGTCCGGCGACGGTCGCCGACGGCGTCGCCTACTACGGCGCCGGCGACGGCCGGCTGTACGCCTTGGACGCCGACAGCGGGGACCGGCAGTGGCGCTTCGGCGAGCGGCTGACCGGCTTCTGGACGCCGGCGGTCCTCGACGGGGCAGTCTACGTCGCGTCCGGAAGCGGGCTGGTCGCCCTGCAGTAG
- a CDS encoding quinone-dependent dihydroorotate dehydrogenase yields MRLYDAARPLLFSLPAETAHRGVHRLLRTVQRTPLRRALAARYTVADGRLQVEAFGQSFPNPVGVAAGFDKNAHLPPALQALGFGFVEVGGVTAQPQSGNPRPRLFRLREDEALVNRMGLNNDGAAAVGDRLAALDVEVPVGVNLAKSEQVPRERAPADYRETYEQVTAADFFVVNVSCPNSQGFEELQNREAMADIFDELVGAGASPLLVKLSPDLPEPAVADALDLVEKFDLDGVVATNTSTDRPDSLRSPNRTEQGGLSGKPIEERATRMVRFVAERVDVPVVGVGGVATAEDAYEKIRAGASVVQLYTALVYEGPSVARDINRGLLDLLERDGFDSIEQAVGVDL; encoded by the coding sequence ATGCGGCTCTACGACGCGGCCAGACCGCTTCTGTTCTCGCTGCCGGCCGAGACTGCCCACCGCGGGGTCCACCGGCTGCTCCGGACGGTCCAGCGAACTCCCCTCCGGCGGGCGCTCGCTGCCCGCTACACCGTCGCCGACGGCCGGCTCCAGGTCGAGGCCTTCGGCCAGTCGTTCCCCAATCCGGTTGGGGTGGCCGCCGGCTTCGACAAGAACGCCCACCTCCCGCCCGCCCTGCAGGCGCTTGGCTTCGGGTTCGTGGAGGTCGGCGGCGTCACCGCGCAGCCACAGAGCGGGAACCCCCGCCCGCGGCTGTTCCGGCTGCGCGAGGACGAGGCGCTGGTCAACCGGATGGGGCTGAACAACGACGGCGCCGCCGCCGTCGGCGACCGGCTGGCCGCTCTCGACGTCGAGGTCCCTGTCGGCGTGAACCTCGCCAAAAGCGAGCAGGTCCCCCGCGAGCGCGCGCCCGCGGACTACCGTGAAACATACGAGCAGGTCACCGCTGCCGACTTCTTCGTGGTGAACGTCTCCTGTCCCAACTCCCAGGGATTCGAGGAGCTGCAGAACCGGGAGGCGATGGCCGACATCTTCGACGAACTGGTCGGGGCGGGCGCCAGCCCGCTGCTCGTGAAGCTCTCGCCGGACCTCCCCGAGCCTGCGGTCGCCGACGCGCTGGACCTCGTGGAGAAGTTCGACCTCGACGGCGTCGTCGCCACCAACACCTCCACCGACCGACCCGACTCCCTGCGCTCACCCAACCGGACCGAGCAGGGAGGGCTCTCGGGGAAGCCGATCGAGGAGCGGGCGACCCGGATGGTCCGCTTCGTCGCCGAGCGCGTCGACGTTCCGGTCGTCGGCGTCGGCGGCGTCGCCACCGCCGAGGACGCCTACGAGAAGATCCGTGCGGGCGCGAGCGTCGTCCAGCTCTACACCGCCCTGGTATACGAAGGGCCCTCGGTCGCCCGCGACATCAACCGCGGCCTGCTCGACCTCCTGGAGCGGGACGGCTTCGACTCCATCGAGCAGGCGGTCGGCGTCGACCTCTGA
- a CDS encoding non-histone chromosomal MC1 family protein, which produces MARDNDKRNFALREDDGEESSVFSGGTPRQAALKAARRLDPAGSEDDADPEELRLREKGTHKVHIYEGWAWEEEAPDDSPDWMPGEITKGNVSKQGVEHLEEI; this is translated from the coding sequence ATGGCACGCGACAACGACAAGCGCAACTTTGCGCTCCGAGAGGACGACGGCGAAGAGAGCAGTGTGTTCTCCGGCGGGACCCCACGCCAGGCGGCGCTGAAAGCTGCCCGGCGGCTCGACCCGGCCGGGTCGGAGGACGACGCCGACCCGGAGGAACTGCGGCTCCGCGAGAAGGGTACCCACAAGGTCCACATCTACGAGGGGTGGGCCTGGGAGGAGGAGGCACCCGACGACAGCCCGGACTGGATGCCCGGAGAGATAACCAAGGGCAACGTCTCCAAACAGGGCGTCGAACACCTCGAGGAGATCTGA
- a CDS encoding CPBP family intramembrane glutamic endopeptidase, translated as MTTTTRSGTLARSTTPWGFPVLYLGWAYLFWAPIFGSNTSVWEGTNLILFLVGGASPLLAGLTMAWLTGGRERVGDLGRRLVDVGRISVRWWLVILVFWPLFNLVTAGAAIALGVTDRPISVVWEVLIDPATLGFMLALGLLFPAIEEIGLRGYYLDRLQERFSPLVAGVINGSTWAAWHAAFVFFPGYYANTSYDPQLWWWLPSIVLHTLIFVWVYNNTERSILAVLLVHSLMNLTGEFLGLADELFPFQLPALALVVIALVGSGRLSETPIVRESDADSRQTA; from the coding sequence ATGACGACCACAACCCGATCGGGAACTCTGGCACGATCGACCACTCCCTGGGGATTCCCCGTCCTCTATCTCGGGTGGGCGTACCTGTTCTGGGCTCCCATCTTCGGCTCGAACACGTCCGTCTGGGAAGGGACCAACCTGATCCTGTTTCTGGTCGGTGGGGCAAGTCCGCTGCTCGCCGGTCTCACGATGGCCTGGCTCACCGGTGGCAGGGAACGGGTCGGCGACCTGGGTCGACGGCTCGTCGATGTCGGGCGAATCTCCGTGCGGTGGTGGCTCGTCATCCTGGTATTCTGGCCGCTATTCAACCTTGTCACCGCCGGGGCTGCAATCGCGCTGGGTGTGACCGACCGACCGATCAGCGTGGTCTGGGAAGTCCTGATCGACCCCGCGACGCTCGGGTTCATGCTGGCACTCGGCCTGCTGTTCCCAGCCATTGAAGAGATCGGACTCCGGGGCTACTACCTCGACAGACTCCAGGAACGGTTCAGTCCGCTCGTCGCCGGTGTTATCAACGGGAGCACGTGGGCCGCCTGGCACGCGGCGTTCGTCTTCTTCCCGGGCTACTACGCGAACACTAGCTACGATCCACAGCTGTGGTGGTGGCTGCCGAGCATCGTCCTCCACACGCTGATCTTCGTCTGGGTCTACAACAACACCGAGCGAAGTATCCTCGCCGTCCTGCTGGTTCACTCGTTGATGAACCTGACCGGCGAGTTCCTCGGGCTGGCAGACGAACTGTTTCCGTTCCAGCTTCCGGCGCTTGCACTCGTGGTCATCGCACTCGTAGGGAGCGGTCGGCTCTCGGAAACGCCCATTGTTCGGGAATCGGACGCGGATTCCCGACAGACAGCGTGA
- a CDS encoding PH domain-containing protein: MRPQNEWFKPEQLRQYYFTFEAIALAVVLAIVGLLAVTGILFEMNPLVPLIGGAIALVVFGYLTWWIPAFYRTAGYRFTDDEVEYRRGVFFQQKTTVPYNRITNVGISQGPIERLVNAGAVGIHTAGYGGQMGAELTIGGVSDFEDIQEQILDRVRERPAKATEGEETVEPIDTRADRDEESSEMLSELRHIRKLLEQGRTE, encoded by the coding sequence TTCAAGCCTGAACAGCTACGCCAGTATTACTTCACGTTCGAGGCCATCGCGCTCGCGGTCGTGCTGGCCATCGTTGGTCTCCTCGCCGTCACGGGTATCCTCTTCGAGATGAACCCGCTGGTGCCGCTGATCGGGGGCGCAATCGCGCTGGTCGTCTTCGGCTACCTGACGTGGTGGATTCCGGCGTTCTACCGGACCGCTGGCTACCGGTTCACCGACGACGAGGTCGAGTACCGCCGTGGCGTCTTCTTCCAGCAGAAGACCACGGTGCCGTACAACCGCATCACAAACGTTGGTATCTCGCAGGGACCAATCGAGCGCCTCGTGAACGCCGGGGCCGTCGGCATCCACACCGCGGGCTACGGTGGCCAGATGGGTGCCGAACTGACCATCGGCGGCGTCAGTGACTTTGAGGACATCCAGGAACAGATTCTGGACCGGGTCAGAGAGCGGCCCGCGAAGGCAACCGAAGGTGAAGAGACTGTGGAGCCAATCGACACCCGGGCCGACCGGGATGAGGAGTCCAGCGAGATGCTCAGCGAACTCCGCCACATCCGCAAACTGCTGGAGCAGGGCCGAACGGAATAG